A single region of the Cinclus cinclus chromosome 10, bCinCin1.1, whole genome shotgun sequence genome encodes:
- the TM4SF18 gene encoding transmembrane 4 L6 family member 18, producing MALETCGSCLSCLLVPLALWSIVVNILLYFPNGKALQATSYQLPSYEWYFEGICFSGVMILLLAVILITLECSVFYRCCQSESCNKTYRSFISIVLALLGIAFSGYSCIIFTLHLIKGPFCNSSSGWNYIFKDTAGGYLTDYPAWSKCTEPPNIVEWNIILLSILIALSGLQLIICILKVAAELKRTLCGTYSVFVQVT from the exons ATGGCTTTGGAGACATGTGGAAGCTGTTTGAGTTGCCTGCTGGTGCCTCTGGCGCTTTGGAGTATTGTTGTGAACATCCTCCTTTACTTTCCAAATGGGAAAGCACTGCAGGCTACCAGTTACCAGCTTCCCAGCTACGAGTGGTATTTTGAAGGGATCTGTTTCTCAGGTGTGATG ATCCTTCTTTTGGCAGTAATTCTAATAACACTGGAGTGTAGTGTGTTCTATCGGTGCTGCCAGAGTGAGAGCTGTAACAAAACCTACAGG AGTTTTATTTCTATTGTGCTAGCCCTGCTTGGAATTGCTTTCTCGGGATACAGTTGCATCATTTTTACCCTGCATTTGATTAAAGGCCCTTTCTGCAATTCATCAAGTGGATGgaattatattttcaaagaCACTGCTGGGGG ATACCTCACGGATTACCCTGCCTGGTCTAAGTGCACAGAACCTCCTAACATAGTGGAGTGGAACATCATTTTACTCTCAATTTTGATAGCTCTCAGTGGATTGCAGTTGATCATCTGCATTCTCAAAGTAGCTGCTGAGTTGAAACGAACACTCTGTGGGACCTATTCTGTTTTTGTGCAGGTAACATAA